One window from the genome of Saccharicrinis carchari encodes:
- a CDS encoding SusC/RagA family TonB-linked outer membrane protein yields the protein MRFTQKYYCLFTLFLCLGFGLGTHAQEQITVEGIVTDSQTGETLIGATVLIKNTTSGVITNYEGHYKLGGLVPENILVYSYIGYQPQELTVGTKTIIDIQLKPASQDLEAVVVFGENQKDVRTITGSVGKIDTKVFSAGTPAGSFDQLLQGQVAGLAIQSSGEPGEKATIRIRGNNSLGIRSKDDIELVSANRANEPLYILNGSPISSDVFSTINPDDIVDIRVLKDGLSTVEYGTRGATGVIEIKTKRGIVGETSYNVRYQHTVKPIAGLGGISLMKSPEKLALERELQIVSGLGFIYTPAPGDSEEEIFIKNKRYRELQSVDTDWLKELSRIAQVKDLQLSLSGGADNTRYYISASYYDEEGGFDNSWAKRFTTRFNLDHNLNEEVSIGFDSSVGRSQRSKSHSSPASLIYTLQPYETESTVDFIARNPIAIGGQYFEYPNDELDSRYSDYTSWRVDLNSRLNWVVTDGLNLNATFGITYNDGENNSVTLPNKITGNAGLIKGKGAFSKNESKSLTSRVNLGLDYRKRMGDHSVSLSGGSEYIHTKNWGFGFNSIGISDKVDPEIGANPNATVSTAKYYDALLGLFLRGNYNFSSRYNVTGSFRYDGSSILPEDKRFVPAWGVGGAWNIQHEPWFGRFDRFDQFKLRASYGVNYNSGGIRQTLGLPFYDFTNSNTYMGNRVINLVEFWNPDLKFERARQWSVALDFGLFHHRIYGTLEGYVKNTDDLLAAVDIPASNGYSGLLRNIGALRNKGIELQLSAVAVRTDHFRWTTSINYAYNQNKITDLYLQDEIKVGSEGYFKVGEPINSAYVKHWAGVNPVNGMPIYYDENGNLVSGGVAPQMTGFGTYTHPVTGGFTNIFNYHNVEISTLFTYAWGGVNYNNLKARMIRNVKNGEVPYEGFYNDIWLKPGDNKPLPYPKFFSDTSVNSLFVENASYLRWKNLIVRYNLSDHLNMKGVSSFKLTAQANNLLTITGYEGIDPEITGIGQALPRSFTLGLDITF from the coding sequence ATGAGGTTTACACAAAAGTATTATTGCCTTTTTACCCTTTTCCTTTGTCTCGGTTTTGGTTTGGGCACCCACGCGCAGGAGCAAATTACGGTAGAAGGTATCGTTACGGATTCACAAACGGGCGAAACACTTATCGGAGCAACCGTATTAATAAAAAATACTACTTCGGGCGTTATAACAAACTACGAAGGACATTACAAATTGGGCGGTCTTGTGCCGGAAAATATATTGGTTTATTCTTATATCGGTTATCAACCCCAAGAACTTACAGTAGGTACGAAGACTATTATTGATATTCAGTTAAAGCCCGCTTCGCAAGATTTGGAGGCAGTGGTGGTTTTTGGTGAAAATCAGAAAGATGTGCGCACCATCACCGGCTCGGTGGGAAAAATCGATACCAAGGTTTTTTCGGCGGGCACCCCTGCCGGTTCTTTCGATCAGTTGTTGCAAGGGCAGGTGGCCGGACTGGCCATACAATCGAGTGGTGAGCCGGGCGAAAAGGCGACCATACGAATCCGTGGTAATAACTCCCTGGGTATCCGCTCAAAAGACGACATTGAGCTGGTTTCCGCCAACAGGGCAAACGAACCGCTCTACATCCTCAACGGATCACCCATCTCATCTGATGTATTCAGTACCATTAACCCCGATGATATTGTCGACATCAGGGTGCTTAAAGATGGCTTATCTACCGTAGAATATGGAACGCGGGGCGCAACCGGTGTGATTGAAATTAAAACTAAACGCGGTATTGTGGGCGAAACCAGCTATAACGTGCGCTATCAGCATACGGTAAAACCCATAGCCGGACTGGGTGGCATCAGTTTGATGAAATCGCCTGAGAAACTCGCGCTCGAAAGAGAGCTGCAAATTGTTTCCGGTTTGGGGTTTATTTATACCCCGGCACCCGGAGATTCCGAGGAAGAGATATTTATAAAAAATAAGCGTTATCGCGAGCTCCAATCGGTGGATACGGATTGGTTAAAAGAATTATCGCGCATAGCCCAGGTAAAAGATTTGCAATTGAGCCTATCGGGTGGAGCCGACAATACCCGCTACTACATCTCGGCGAGTTACTACGATGAAGAAGGGGGCTTCGACAATTCCTGGGCAAAACGTTTTACCACGCGTTTTAACCTGGATCATAACCTAAACGAGGAGGTGTCTATAGGTTTCGATTCATCGGTAGGTCGTAGCCAACGTTCCAAATCGCACTCATCGCCGGCAAGCCTTATATACACCTTGCAACCCTACGAAACGGAAAGCACCGTCGATTTCATTGCGCGCAACCCAATTGCCATTGGTGGACAATATTTCGAATACCCCAACGACGAATTGGATAGTCGGTATTCTGATTACACCTCCTGGAGGGTCGATCTGAACTCCAGGCTAAACTGGGTCGTCACCGACGGTTTAAACCTGAACGCTACGTTTGGAATAACCTACAACGATGGCGAAAATAACAGTGTAACCCTACCCAACAAAATAACCGGGAACGCCGGACTGATAAAAGGGAAAGGTGCTTTTAGCAAAAATGAATCTAAATCGCTTACGTCGCGTGTCAACCTGGGGCTCGATTACAGAAAACGCATGGGCGATCATTCCGTTTCGTTGAGTGGCGGGAGCGAATATATCCATACCAAAAACTGGGGCTTTGGTTTTAACAGTATTGGTATTTCGGATAAGGTGGATCCTGAAATCGGTGCTAATCCCAATGCTACAGTTTCTACGGCAAAATATTACGATGCACTGTTGGGTCTTTTCCTGCGCGGCAACTATAATTTCAGTTCTCGTTATAATGTAACCGGATCGTTTCGCTACGACGGCTCTTCTATTCTCCCCGAAGACAAGCGTTTTGTGCCGGCCTGGGGGGTAGGTGGCGCATGGAACATACAGCATGAGCCATGGTTCGGTCGGTTCGATAGGTTCGATCAGTTTAAGTTGCGTGCTTCTTATGGTGTAAATTATAATTCGGGCGGCATCAGGCAAACGCTGGGATTGCCCTTTTACGACTTTACCAACAGCAATACCTATATGGGCAACAGGGTAATTAATCTGGTGGAGTTTTGGAATCCCGACCTAAAATTTGAGCGAGCCAGGCAATGGAGCGTGGCACTGGATTTTGGTCTGTTCCATCATCGCATCTATGGTACCCTCGAGGGTTATGTAAAAAACACCGATGATCTGCTGGCAGCAGTCGATATACCGGCCAGCAACGGCTATTCCGGCTTGTTGCGCAATATTGGTGCCCTGCGCAATAAGGGTATCGAATTGCAATTGAGCGCGGTAGCCGTGCGTACCGATCATTTTCGTTGGACTACAAGCATTAACTATGCCTATAATCAAAATAAAATAACCGATCTGTATCTTCAGGATGAGATAAAAGTGGGTAGCGAAGGATATTTTAAAGTGGGCGAGCCCATTAATTCGGCCTACGTAAAGCACTGGGCAGGTGTAAATCCCGTAAATGGCATGCCCATTTATTACGACGAGAACGGGAACCTGGTAAGTGGTGGAGTAGCCCCCCAGATGACAGGTTTTGGAACCTACACCCATCCGGTAACCGGTGGATTTACCAATATCTTTAACTACCACAATGTAGAAATTTCTACCTTATTTACCTATGCCTGGGGGGGCGTTAATTACAATAACCTTAAAGCCCGCATGATACGTAACGTAAAAAACGGAGAAGTGCCCTACGAGGGTTTTTATAACGATATATGGTTAAAACCGGGCGATAATAAACCCCTGCCTTATCCTAAATTCTTTTCCGACACCAGCGTTAATTCGTTGTTTGTTGAAAATGCCTCGTACCTGCGCTGGAAAAACCTTATTGTGCGCTACAACCTGAGCGATCACCTGAACATGAAAGGGGTGTCCTCGTTTAAACTCACCGCACAGGCCAATAACCTACTAACGATAACGGGTTACGAAGGTATCGACCCCGAGATTACCGGTATCGGACAAGCACTGCCGCGATCATTTACTTTGGGATTGGATATTACTTTTTAA
- a CDS encoding M16 family metallopeptidase, which yields MKYHISTYFCVVFFALFFAHEAKAQSIDPTPIPLNPAVIKKTLPNGFTYFLQHNSIPQKQVQMRMVIKAGSILETEEQRGFAHFLEHMVFNGSKHFPDNSLIDYLQSIGVEFGADLNAYTGYDETVYMLPLPNAQKETLDKAFYFFGDLLSGLTLNTADIDSERDIILEEWRTTIGLSERLKQAMYPLLYHDSRYLHRRPIGRMEVVTKQGNDEELRKFYRSWYRPDLATLIVVGNFDQENMEQRIQATFGHLQNPENAPERKYYTLPKHSHTLVKIIKDKEITSTSVKIIRKLPHRPEETLGDLRRSVANIVYTYMINQRLTDIAQQNNAPYMYAQSYASSAPGKTERYMSLATVKADLILEGTQGLMRELLRIKKHGFTQAELDRKKEVLYADVERMAQEGDKLSSAQIMEGISNHIVYGEENASLSFKKEFVQTVLDEITLEDIQALVNQYLNQSEDNRVILVTTPEDTQTPSEQELLAAIENIDTESLQAYVDMNVDEPLMETKPESKPIVKETFYEKMGITTIEFANGVSVALKPTDFKNDEIRFSSLREGGYSLATVDNFDNASMAATLVNGGGLSKFNAMQIDRITSGKQVYVAPYIHRYTEGVSGFSSKQDFETLLQLTYLSYTEPRKDVDRFVQFIENKKEYNRNSLNSPDSYFTDQVNKVMMQNSPRTATLLTPKQLDKLSLDKAFDFYQSRFGSAYGTRFFMVGSFCVDSVKPLLAQYLGSLPGDKINTSYTDHGIRPPKGAHRYDFPRNTVDKSKMLMRFTGAYPSTQKSRIEMGLLSDLLTIRLNQKLREEMGGAYSPYASSTVLQRPYSSYRMDIYFTGSPANIDALVDATFGQIKEMQKGIKAENLAKVKKAWLKNREGSLKTNGYWRRVLEDQWTRGEDEQDFERFEEQIQEVTAKRLSKLAKKYLNKKNHLQFILSPEI from the coding sequence ATGAAATACCATATTTCAACATATTTTTGTGTTGTTTTCTTTGCTTTATTTTTTGCACATGAGGCTAAGGCACAGTCAATAGATCCAACCCCGATACCTTTGAACCCCGCAGTTATAAAGAAAACGCTGCCCAATGGATTTACTTATTTTTTGCAGCACAACAGCATACCCCAAAAGCAAGTTCAAATGCGCATGGTAATCAAAGCCGGATCGATATTAGAAACGGAAGAACAGCGTGGTTTTGCTCACTTTTTGGAACACATGGTTTTTAACGGGAGTAAGCATTTTCCGGATAATTCCCTGATTGATTATTTACAATCGATTGGCGTGGAGTTTGGCGCCGATTTAAATGCTTACACCGGCTACGACGAAACGGTGTATATGTTGCCCCTGCCCAACGCCCAAAAGGAAACGCTGGATAAAGCATTTTACTTTTTTGGCGATTTGCTCTCAGGTTTAACCCTAAATACAGCAGATATCGATAGTGAGCGTGATATTATTCTGGAAGAGTGGCGCACTACCATCGGATTGAGTGAGCGCTTGAAACAAGCAATGTATCCCTTGCTGTACCACGATTCTCGTTACCTTCACCGCCGCCCTATCGGACGGATGGAGGTGGTAACCAAACAAGGGAACGACGAAGAGCTGCGCAAGTTCTATCGTTCGTGGTACCGACCCGATTTGGCCACGCTGATCGTAGTGGGCAATTTTGATCAGGAAAATATGGAGCAACGTATCCAAGCTACATTCGGACATCTTCAAAATCCGGAAAATGCACCCGAACGCAAGTATTATACCTTGCCCAAGCACAGCCATACCTTGGTGAAAATTATCAAAGACAAGGAAATTACCAGCACCTCGGTTAAGATTATCCGTAAATTACCGCATCGCCCCGAAGAAACATTGGGCGATTTAAGGCGTAGTGTGGCCAATATCGTTTATACTTACATGATCAATCAGCGGCTCACCGATATCGCTCAACAAAATAATGCACCTTACATGTATGCGCAGTCGTATGCAAGTAGCGCACCCGGTAAAACGGAGCGGTATATGTCGCTGGCCACAGTAAAAGCCGACTTGATACTTGAAGGCACTCAAGGGTTAATGCGCGAATTGTTGCGTATAAAAAAACATGGATTTACCCAGGCCGAGCTGGATCGGAAAAAGGAAGTGTTATACGCCGACGTTGAGCGTATGGCACAGGAGGGCGACAAGCTATCGTCGGCACAAATCATGGAGGGTATCTCAAATCATATTGTTTATGGCGAAGAGAACGCCAGCTTGTCCTTTAAAAAAGAATTTGTTCAAACCGTGCTCGATGAAATTACCTTGGAGGATATACAGGCACTGGTAAACCAATACTTAAATCAGTCGGAAGATAATCGTGTAATATTGGTCACCACGCCCGAAGATACCCAAACCCCAAGCGAGCAAGAGCTTCTGGCGGCCATAGAAAATATCGATACCGAAAGTTTGCAAGCCTATGTAGATATGAATGTGGACGAACCTTTAATGGAAACCAAACCGGAGAGCAAACCTATCGTGAAAGAAACTTTTTACGAAAAAATGGGCATTACCACCATCGAGTTTGCCAACGGCGTGAGTGTGGCCTTAAAGCCTACCGACTTTAAAAATGACGAAATCCGCTTTTCCTCGTTACGTGAGGGGGGCTATTCGTTGGCTACGGTGGATAATTTCGATAATGCATCCATGGCGGCTACTTTGGTGAACGGTGGTGGGCTTTCCAAATTCAATGCCATGCAGATAGACCGGATTACTTCGGGCAAGCAGGTGTATGTGGCACCATATATCCACCGATATACGGAGGGGGTTTCGGGCTTTTCGTCGAAACAGGATTTTGAAACCTTGCTGCAACTGACTTACCTGAGCTATACGGAACCACGGAAGGATGTGGATAGGTTTGTACAATTTATTGAAAATAAAAAAGAGTACAACAGGAACAGCCTGAACAGTCCGGATTCCTATTTCACCGACCAGGTGAACAAGGTGATGATGCAAAACAGTCCGCGAACGGCCACATTATTAACCCCCAAACAATTGGATAAGTTAAGCTTAGATAAAGCATTTGATTTTTATCAATCACGATTTGGTTCCGCGTATGGAACGCGCTTTTTTATGGTGGGTAGTTTCTGTGTTGATTCGGTAAAGCCACTTTTGGCACAATATCTGGGCAGTCTTCCGGGCGATAAGATTAATACTTCTTATACCGATCATGGCATTCGTCCGCCCAAAGGAGCCCATCGTTACGATTTTCCACGGAATACAGTGGATAAGTCGAAGATGCTGATGCGTTTTACGGGTGCCTACCCAAGCACGCAAAAATCAAGGATAGAAATGGGATTGCTGAGCGACCTGCTCACCATCCGTTTAAATCAGAAATTACGTGAGGAAATGGGTGGTGCTTATTCGCCCTATGCTTCGTCTACCGTTTTGCAACGACCATACAGCAGTTATCGGATGGACATCTATTTTACCGGTTCGCCCGCGAATATTGACGCATTGGTGGATGCTACCTTTGGCCAGATAAAAGAGATGCAAAAAGGAATAAAGGCCGAAAATTTAGCGAAAGTAAAAAAAGCGTGGCTCAAAAACAGAGAAGGCTCGCTTAAAACCAACGGCTACTGGCGCCGTGTACTGGAAGATCAATGGACGCGCGGTGAAGATGAGCAGGATTTTGAGCGCTTTGAAGAACAGATTCAAGAGGTTACAGCAAAGCGCTTGAGCAAGCTGGCCAAAAAATATCTGAACAAGAAAAACCACCTGCAATTTATCCTTAGCCCGGAAATTTGA